From the genome of Nocardia sp. NBC_01503, one region includes:
- a CDS encoding response regulator transcription factor, producing the protein MEAQESGIRRIGLVEDHESVAIGLAAMLAPEADLELVITAGTVAELLSANPRLDLVVLDLRLADGSSPDDNVRALRDHGAEVLVFTGADNPFLVREAARAGVLGVVRKSEDVPTVVAAVRRAAQGEQVVTTDWAAAIDGDPQLSNVGLSPRQQQVLQLYASGEKASRVARMTGLSEQTVNDYLGRIRQKYADAGRPAPTKTDLYKRAVEDGWLPVPERHPRA; encoded by the coding sequence GTGGAGGCGCAGGAATCGGGGATACGCCGTATCGGGCTGGTCGAGGATCATGAATCGGTGGCGATCGGGCTGGCTGCCATGCTCGCCCCGGAGGCCGATCTGGAGTTGGTGATCACCGCGGGCACGGTGGCCGAGTTGTTGTCGGCGAACCCGCGTTTGGACTTGGTGGTATTGGATCTGCGGCTGGCCGACGGATCCTCACCGGATGACAATGTGCGAGCCCTGCGCGACCACGGGGCCGAGGTGCTGGTGTTCACCGGCGCCGACAATCCGTTCCTGGTGCGCGAGGCCGCCCGCGCCGGTGTGCTGGGCGTGGTCCGCAAATCCGAGGATGTGCCGACCGTGGTGGCCGCGGTGCGCCGCGCCGCCCAGGGCGAACAGGTGGTGACCACCGACTGGGCCGCCGCCATCGACGGTGATCCACAGCTGTCCAATGTCGGATTGAGCCCGCGCCAGCAGCAGGTTCTCCAGCTGTACGCATCCGGTGAGAAGGCCTCCCGGGTGGCGCGCATGACCGGGCTGTCCGAACAGACCGTCAATGACTATCTGGGCCGCATTCGGCAGAAGTATGCCGATGCCGGCCGTCCGGCTCCGACCAAAACCGATCTCTACAAGCGGGCCGTCGAGGACGGCTGGCTACCCGTTCCCGAGCGGCACCCGCGCGCATGA
- a CDS encoding sensor histidine kinase, which translates to MTASGTLDSPPATPSMSALTGFIQRVRGGLTVAQEDPATAAYDRIMRRLGISVGVAGIIVGGMELPEIAEQGRVAATWWTITAVVLAFGWYPVLAVVSALAGPRAIRIVSGCAALSFLGAFATIPFALDVHSVDASTVWPYRVTALAVTAGVLAWPARWAVTYLLIASTSAALASVYTVSTVTSLGVVENFLRAAGLAALFVWCGTAATGAAARVDRESAIASRRAAAAAAAQGRDRERARFAALIHDAVLSTLLEASRAGTQSSVLRRQAERTLEQLDECRGGDRDPDLLDARSAVLFLRSAVHEVNPGIRFATRTWPGYDDLRMPVHSASTIAAALTEAVRNSLRHAQMPGREVRRIVTATVSAGSIRIVFTDDGAGFDLARVSADRLGISMSILGRMRQLAGGSAFVESQPGEGTTVTLVWGGDGSR; encoded by the coding sequence ATGACCGCGTCGGGCACGCTGGATTCTCCGCCCGCGACGCCTTCGATGTCCGCGCTCACCGGTTTCATACAGCGGGTGCGGGGCGGGCTGACCGTGGCGCAGGAGGATCCGGCCACCGCCGCGTACGACCGGATCATGCGGCGGCTCGGTATCTCCGTCGGTGTCGCCGGAATCATTGTCGGCGGTATGGAGCTGCCCGAGATCGCCGAACAGGGGCGGGTCGCCGCGACCTGGTGGACGATCACCGCCGTGGTGCTGGCCTTCGGCTGGTATCCGGTGCTCGCGGTGGTCTCGGCGCTGGCGGGACCGCGTGCGATTCGCATTGTGTCCGGTTGTGCCGCACTGAGTTTCCTCGGCGCGTTCGCCACCATTCCCTTCGCGCTGGATGTGCATTCGGTGGATGCCAGCACGGTATGGCCGTACCGGGTCACTGCATTGGCGGTGACAGCGGGCGTCCTGGCCTGGCCCGCGCGCTGGGCCGTCACCTATCTGCTCATCGCCTCCACCTCGGCGGCGCTGGCCTCGGTATATACGGTCAGCACCGTCACCTCCCTGGGCGTGGTCGAAAACTTCCTGCGCGCAGCGGGATTGGCGGCGCTGTTCGTCTGGTGCGGCACCGCGGCCACCGGTGCCGCGGCCCGAGTGGACCGCGAATCCGCCATCGCCAGTCGCCGTGCGGCCGCCGCTGCCGCCGCACAGGGCCGGGACCGCGAACGCGCGCGCTTCGCCGCGCTCATCCACGATGCCGTGCTCTCCACGCTTTTGGAGGCCTCACGCGCGGGGACCCAGTCCTCCGTGCTCCGCCGACAAGCCGAACGAACCCTGGAACAACTCGACGAATGCCGAGGCGGCGACCGCGATCCCGATCTGCTCGACGCTCGATCGGCGGTGCTGTTCCTGCGCTCCGCCGTGCACGAGGTGAATCCGGGTATCCGCTTCGCCACCCGCACCTGGCCCGGCTACGACGATCTGCGCATGCCGGTGCACTCCGCCAGCACCATTGCCGCCGCGCTCACCGAGGCGGTGCGCAATAGCCTGCGCCACGCCCAGATGCCCGGGCGCGAGGTGCGGCGCATTGTCACCGCGACCGTCAGCGCGGGCAGTATCCGCATCGTATTCACCGATGACGGAGCGGGTTTCGACCTCGCCAGGGTCTCCGCCGACCGCCTCGGCATCTCGATGAGCATTCTCGGACGCATGCGCCAACTGGCCGGCGGCTCGGCCTTCGTGGAGTCGCAGCCGGGGGAGGGCACCACCGTGACACTGGTGTGGGGTGGCGATGGTTCCCGCTGA